The DNA region GCCGCCGGACATCGCCGGTACCGGGCTGACCCGCCGGGAGATCGAGGTACTGCAGTGGATGGCCCGCGGTGAGACCAATGGGCGGATCGCCCGTCGGTTGAATATCACCGAGGGCACCGTGAAGACCCACGTGCAGGCGATCCTGCGCAAGCTCGGCGCGGCCAATCGGGCCGCGGCCGTGTCCATGTGGGTGCAGGTCTCCCGGTTCGGCCGGGGGACCTGAGGCGGTCAGTGCATGCCGGCCTCATGGGCGGCATGCGCGGCCATTTCCAGTTGCAACGTGGAATGTTCGACATCGAACTCGCCGGTCATCGCAGCCTGTAGAGCGTCCAGGATCTGCGGCGCGTGTCCGTCGAGGAAGCAGGAGTCGTCGATGACGACATGCGCGCTCATCGCCGGGTGATCGGACGTCAGCACCCAAGCGTGCAGGTCGTGCACGTCACGCACGTGTGGGTCAGCGGCGAGCAGCCGAGCACGGACCTGATCGAGGTGGACACCCCGGGGGGCGCCCTCGAGCAGGATCCGACCGGAGGCACCGAGCAGTTCCCAGGCCGCGCGCACCATCAGGGCGACCACGACGAGCGAGGCAATGGAGTCCGCGCGACGAAAGCCGGTGGTGATGATGATCACGGCCGCGATCGCGGTGGCGATGAACCCGGCGGCATCGGTGAGGATGTGTTGATAGGCGCCTTCAACGTTCAGGCTTGCTCGATTCCCGCCGGTCAGAACCCAGGTCGCGGCGACATTCACCACGACACCGATCAGCGCCACCACGAGCACAGCGGTGCCGCGGATCTCGGCGGGGTTGATCAACCGCCGGATCGCCTCCACCGTCACGATGCCCGCCACGGCAACCAGGGTCACCCCGTTGACCGCGGCAGAGAGAATCTCCGCCCGCTTCAGTCCGTAGCTGAACACACTTGTTGCCGGACGCGTCGCGAGGCGCATCGCCCACAGCGCCGTGGCCAGCGCGGCGGCATCGGTCAACATGTGGCCGGCGTCCGCGAGCAGCGCCAGGGAGCCCGCCGCGAAGGCCACCGTGACCTCGATCAGCATGAACCCGACAATCAGCGCGAGGGCGATGCGGAGCCGACGGGCATCCGTCGACTCCCCGCCGTGCCCGTGGCCGTGCCCCTGACTCATCGTCGGTCCTCCTGGTGCAGCGGGGCGGTGTGCTGGGCGTGCCAGAGTATGGGAAAAGTGCACGCGCGGGTTCCTCGGCGAGGTGGTCGACCGAACGGTGGTCAGAGAACCTTGGACAGGAACAGCTTGGTGCGTTCGTGCTGCGGATTGGCCAGGACCTCGCGCGGCGGGCCGCTCTCCACGACCGCGCCGTCATCCATGAACGTCAATCGGTCGCCGATCTCCCGGGCGAAGCCCATTTCGTGGGTGACCACCAGCATCGTCATGCCGTCGCGGGCGAGATCGCGCATCACGTCGAGCACGTCGCCGACCAGTTCCGGATCCAGCGCCGAGGTGGGTTCGTCGAACAGCATCACCTTGGGCCGCATGGCCAGCGCCCGGGCGATCGCCACCCGCTGTTGCTGCCCGCCGGACAGGTCCGCGGGTTTGGCCCCGGCGCGGTGCGCCAGGCCGACCCGCTCCAGCAGCGCCAGTGCCCGGCCCCGGCATTCGGCGTGCTTCTCCCCACGCACCCGGCGCGGGGCCTCCATCACGTTCTCCAGGGCGGTGAGGTGCCCGAACAGGTTGAACCGTTGGAACACCATGCCGATCTCGCGCCGCTGCGCGGCGATCTCGGATTCCTTGAGCTCGTGCAGGCGGTCCCCCGCCTCGCGGTAACCGATCAGCGCACCGTCCACCCGGATACGACCGGCGTCCACCTTCTCCAGGTGGTTGACGCAGCGCAGCAGGGTGGACTTCCCCGAGCCGGACGGGCCGATGATGCAGTGCACCTCGCCGCGGCCCACCGCCAGATCGATACCGCGCAGCACCTGGGTGCGGCCGAAGGACTTGCACACGCCCTCGACGGACACCATCGGCGCGACCGCCGCGCTCACCGCGCCATCCTCTTCTCCAAGAAGTACTGACCCGCCATCAGCACCGAGGTCATGGCCAGGTACCACAAGCAAGCGGCGATCATCATCGGGAAGACGTTGAAGGTACGTGATCCGATCGCGCGCAGCTGGAAGAACAGCTCATTGGTGACCGGCACGAACGCCACCAGCGCGGTGTCCTTGAGCATGGCGATCGTCTCGTTGCCAGTGGGCGGCACGATGACCGGAAAGGCCTGTGGCAGGACGATCCGACGCAGCGTCAGCAATCGGCCCATGCCCAGCGAGGCGGACGCCTCCGTTTGGCCCGCGTCCACCGAAAGGATGCCCGCGCGGATGATCTCGGCCATGTAGGCGGCCTCGGACAGCGCGAGCGCGAGGAAGCCCGCGAAAAACCCCGCGCCGATGGTGCGGGCGTCCACGCCGAACAAGTGGGCGTTGCGGTCGCCGAAGCCCAACGAGGACAGAATCTGGTGGTCGAACGGCAACCCGACGAAGAAGCGCGGATACAGGATGCCGAAGTTGCCGAACAGCACCGCGAGCACGATGCGCGGTACCGCGCGGAAGAACCACGTGTAAGCCCACGCCACGCCCGAGAGCACCGGGCTCGGTGACAGGCGCATCACGGCCAGGACGATGCCGCCGACCAGACCGGCGGCCATCGCGGTCACCGTCAGGTACACGCTCGTGCGTGCGCCGTCCAACACCGGACGGCGGAACATGTTGTGCACCATGAAGTTCCACTGGAACGCGTCATTGGTGACCAGCATGTGCACGAACATCGCGATGACCACGGCCATCGCGGCGCTGCCCACCCACCGCCATGGGTGGCGTACCGGCACCACCTGCGGCGCGGCCGCCGACCCGGTTACCGGGGCCGGGTCGGTCACGGGGTGGGGTTCACCTTCGAGCCGCTGATGGCGCCCGCGCCGACGCCCCAGTGCTCAAGGATCTGCCGGTACTGCCCGTTGGCCATCAACTCGTTCACCGCGTCGGAGATCGCCTTGCCCAGATCGGTGGCGGAAAGCTTCAACACGTAGCCGTACGGTGCCGTGCCGAACGCGTCACCGAGCGCAGCCAGTCGGCCGCCGGACTGTTTGATCGCGTAGGCGATCACCGGGGAATCCGCCGACATCGCGTCGTCCTTGCCGGACACCGCGGCCGCGGTGGCCTCGTCCTGGTTCTGGAACTGGTCAATGCTGATCGCACTCTTCCCCGCGTCGGTGCACTTCTTCGAACGGGCCGTCAGGTCATCGACCTCGGTGGTGGCCGTTTGCACCGCGATGTGTTTGCCGCAGGCGTCGTCCAACGAGACGCCGGCTGGATTGCCCGACCGGGTGGCCCACTGCATGCCCGCGCTGAAGTAACTGACCATGGTGGCCTTCTTCATCCGGTCCGCGTTGATGGTGAACGAGGACACCCCGACGTCGTACTTGCCGGACAGCACGCCGGGGATGATGTTGTCGAAGGGCGCGGAGATGAAGTCGGTTTTCAGGCCCAGCTCCGCGGCGACCGCCCTGAACAGGTCAATATCGAAGCCCTCGGCGGTTTTGCCGTCCTCGCCGAGGAATTCACTGGGCGCATAGCTGGTGTCGGTGCCGACGTGCAGGGTGCCGGCCTTGGCCACCGAGGCCGGCACCTCGGCGACGAGCCCGGGGTTCGGGCTGGGCAGTGCCAGCGGTCCGGTCGACGAACTGGGACTACTGCTGGGCGCGGTACTCGCGGAGGTGTTGCCGGGAGCCGCGTAGCCGGGAAAGGGGGACTTACTGCTGCCGCCGCAGCCCGCGACGCTCAGCAGTAGCAGCGCGAGGGTGGGAGCGACGACGGGACGGATGCGACGCATCGAGACCTGCCCGGTGTCGGAACGCGGTGGGTGATCATTGGCGCGGATCGTCGCAGCCAGGCGGCAAGGTAACAGTAAGAACCGCAGACCCGGCGTGTCCCTAGCCCTGGGGCAGTTCGTCGATGAGCGCCTGGGCGATCACCTGGTGCCCGGCGGCATCGGGGTGGTCGCCGTCCGGGGCGAGCAGACCGGTGGGGTCCTTGCTGCCATCGGGACCCTTGAACGCGACCAGCGTGGAGACATAGGTGGCGTGCGTCGCCGCGACTGCGGCGGCCAACGCCTGGTTCACCGCGTCGGTCGCGTCCTGCGCGGCCTGCTGTGCTGCCGGTGAGTACTCGCGACGAGCCACCGCCCCGTCCTTCATTGCCGCCCAGTAGTCCAGAACCACGATGTGCGCCTGCGGATTCAGTCGCTGCATCTGTTGGATGGCGGTGGTGACGTTGGTCTGCACCCGGGCGGCCGTCGGTGGATAGTCGTCCACTTCTGAGGCACCGTCACGGACCTCGTTGAACGGCGCGGTGAAATCGTTGGCCCCGGTCATGATCAGTACCGTGGTGGCGGCCTGCACGGCTCGGCGCACCCGACGGTGTTGGAGTTTGTCGAGGACGTCCTCGCTGAGCGATCCCGGGCGGGAGAAGTTGTGCACGGTGGGCGTCAGGCCGACGTCGTTCCCGGCCAGCGTGGCGTACTCCCCCACGAAGCCCGGGCAGCCA from Sporichthyaceae bacterium includes:
- a CDS encoding cation diffusion facilitator family transporter, translated to MSQGHGHGHGGESTDARRLRIALALIVGFMLIEVTVAFAAGSLALLADAGHMLTDAAALATALWAMRLATRPATSVFSYGLKRAEILSAAVNGVTLVAVAGIVTVEAIRRLINPAEIRGTAVLVVALIGVVVNVAATWVLTGGNRASLNVEGAYQHILTDAAGFIATAIAAVIIITTGFRRADSIASLVVVALMVRAAWELLGASGRILLEGAPRGVHLDQVRARLLAADPHVRDVHDLHAWVLTSDHPAMSAHVVIDDSCFLDGHAPQILDALQAAMTGEFDVEHSTLQLEMAAHAAHEAGMH
- a CDS encoding amino acid ABC transporter permease, producing the protein MTDPAPVTGSAAAPQVVPVRHPWRWVGSAAMAVVIAMFVHMLVTNDAFQWNFMVHNMFRRPVLDGARTSVYLTVTAMAAGLVGGIVLAVMRLSPSPVLSGVAWAYTWFFRAVPRIVLAVLFGNFGILYPRFFVGLPFDHQILSSLGFGDRNAHLFGVDARTIGAGFFAGFLALALSEAAYMAEIIRAGILSVDAGQTEASASLGMGRLLTLRRIVLPQAFPVIVPPTGNETIAMLKDTALVAFVPVTNELFFQLRAIGSRTFNVFPMMIAACLWYLAMTSVLMAGQYFLEKRMAR
- a CDS encoding ABC transporter substrate-binding protein, whose amino-acid sequence is MRRIRPVVAPTLALLLLSVAGCGGSSKSPFPGYAAPGNTSASTAPSSSPSSSTGPLALPSPNPGLVAEVPASVAKAGTLHVGTDTSYAPSEFLGEDGKTAEGFDIDLFRAVAAELGLKTDFISAPFDNIIPGVLSGKYDVGVSSFTINADRMKKATMVSYFSAGMQWATRSGNPAGVSLDDACGKHIAVQTATTEVDDLTARSKKCTDAGKSAISIDQFQNQDEATAAAVSGKDDAMSADSPVIAYAIKQSGGRLAALGDAFGTAPYGYVLKLSATDLGKAISDAVNELMANGQYRQILEHWGVGAGAISGSKVNPTP
- a CDS encoding amino acid ABC transporter ATP-binding protein; translation: MVSVEGVCKSFGRTQVLRGIDLAVGRGEVHCIIGPSGSGKSTLLRCVNHLEKVDAGRIRVDGALIGYREAGDRLHELKESEIAAQRREIGMVFQRFNLFGHLTALENVMEAPRRVRGEKHAECRGRALALLERVGLAHRAGAKPADLSGGQQQRVAIARALAMRPKVMLFDEPTSALDPELVGDVLDVMRDLARDGMTMLVVTHEMGFAREIGDRLTFMDDGAVVESGPPREVLANPQHERTKLFLSKVL
- a CDS encoding SGNH/GDSL hydrolase family protein, with amino-acid sequence MSSALVLSAGGAAFAGTTAAPAPVVVAFGDSVPYASHCGCPGFVGEYATLAGNDVGLTPTVHNFSRPGSLSEDVLDKLQHRRVRRAVQAATTVLIMTGANDFTAPFNEVRDGASEVDDYPPTAARVQTNVTTAIQQMQRLNPQAHIVVLDYWAAMKDGAVARREYSPAAQQAAQDATDAVNQALAAAVAATHATYVSTLVAFKGPDGSKDPTGLLAPDGDHPDAAGHQVIAQALIDELPQG